The sequence below is a genomic window from Chondrinema litorale.
TAAAGGTTCCAAAGCTTTTTGCAACTTGTTAAAATACTTTTCGTCGTTTTCAAAACCTTGAAATAGCTTTACCTCTCCTCCTCTTTCTTGCAAATACTCTCCGTAGTGAAAGGCTGCATCTTCTTCAGATTTTTTTATGCCGTAAATGATATATGCCTTCTTACTTTTTAATGAATCCATGGCATAATCTACAGCTTCTTCAGCAGAGCTATTATCTGTAGCAGTCGTTAAAAATGCGAATGGATTTCCATTGATAATTAACTCATTGGACGACACTGGGTTTACCATTACTTTTCTAAACAAACCAGCATAATCTCCTGCCAATGAGATTGTTTTAGTATAGAGAGGTCCAATTATCAAATCCATTTCAGCGAATGCAGTATCGCTTAATATTTTCCTCGTTTTGATGCTATCACTTTCAGTATCAAAAGCAAACATGCGAAGCTTGATATTCTCTTTTTCAAGATCATTTACAGCCATTTTAATTCCCTCATACAAATCGAAAACCATTTGCTGTCTTGGCAATAATGAATCTGTTTCAAACTCTTTAAACATGAGAGGTAACAATACAGCTACATTATAAACATCTTTATAAATAATGTCTTCGTCTGCAATGCTCAAACTGTCTTTACTTAGAATATGTTGACCATAAATCGGTAAAAGCTCTTCGTAGAGACTTTCGTAATCTGGATAGATATTTATCTCTAAAAGTGCATTAAATAGCTTTTGCCCTAAAACATCGTACTTGTATTTGCGATACAAAAACTCTAAATCATCTACAGCTACATCTTTTACATTATTTTTAATGAGTTGAATAATTTCAGCTTCAAACTCATTACTTTTTACTTTGCTAAAGTTTTCTAGCCCACTTGCATAAGATTGATTATCTAGATCAATCATTCCAAGTAGATAATAAATATCATCTTTTTTATCCCAGTCTGGATACTTTCTTAATAACTCAAATAGTATGTCTCTGCTTTCTGCTTTTTTGTCTGAATGATAAGCTGATAATGCGTAAAAATACAGTGAATAAGAACGGTACCTGTTATTCTCGCTTACTGATGATAAGGATTTAAATACTTCGTAGGCCTGTTTGTATTGTTTGTTATTCAAAAATGATTTGCCGTATTCATATTTTTTGAATAATGCCTTATCTGACTGTGAATAAGAAGCCAGACAAGTGGCAAAAAAAAATGTTAAAAATAAAATGTATAATTTCATGTATTTCTTTTTACAACTCCGCTAAGAGCAAAACAAGATGGCGGCAAATTTAAGCAAAATTGCCCCGTGTATAAATTTTTGTTGAAATAATTTGACTATATCAGTTAACAGAATGCGTATTTTCATATTAACTTTATTACAAATTAACTGTTTCGCTGCCTGTAACAATCAAATTCATTTTTGCATCGTGAGTTTCTACTGGTACTTTTTTAACTAATTGAAAGGGATAAACGATACCAACTTTTACAGCATTAGGATAAGTATCTAAAAATGTATCGTAGTAACCACCACCATACCCAAGTCGATATCCATATCTATCAAATGCTAATCCGGGCACAAGAATCATATCTATTTTACCTTCATATTTAAGCCCATTTGCTGGATATAATGTTTTAAATAAACCTTGCTCTAAATCATTAAAACCAGAGTAGTGATAATGTTCTAGCTGCCTGTTTCTTAATGTTTTTGGGGCTATTACTTGTTTTTCTTTTTCTAACAAAAAATCTAAAAAAGGAAGAATATCTGGTTCATTTTTAAATGGAATAAAAACATGAACTACCTGCGGATTTTCTTTTGCTACCAATTGCTCAAGAGTCTTGCATATCTTTTCGCTCAATTCCTTCATTTCACTTAATGAAAGTTTAGCTCTTAATGCCAACATCTTTTTACGTAATTCTTCTTTTTCCGTCATCACAATAAATAAAAAAAGACTGAGTGATACACTCAGTCTGCTAAAGTAACTATTTCTCAATTTCTCAGAGAAATAATTTTTACGCATGGAATCTTTAAAAACTAGTTATCTCTTAAACTAATCGATGGGTTTAGTCTAGCCGCTTTCACTGAGGTATAACCAGCAGTAATCCAAGCAACCATTAACGAAATAAATCCTCCTATAAAGAATATTAAAAAGTTAAGCTCGATGTGAAATGGATAATTTTCTAGCCAGGTCATCATCATCCACCAAGAAAGTGGCATGGCAAAGAAAAATGCGACTACAATTAATAATGTATAATCTTTAGTAAGCAAAATAAGCACATCCCAAATACTGGCTCCTAAAGCTTTTCGAATTCCTATTTCCTTTGTTTTCAATTCTGTTAAATAAGCGATTAAGCCATAGAGACCGAGCATTCCGATAAAAATGGCAATCAATGCAAAAACATTAGACATGGTAGACATTTTCTCTTCATTCTCATAAAAGCTTGCAATGTCTTCATCAAAAAAGTTAGAAGAAAAGTCGTAATTAGAGTAATGGGTTTTGTATAATTTTTCTATCTCTTTTACTGTATTCTGCATATTTCCAGAAATCAGTTTTATCCCAACAGTTTCATAATACGGAGCAAAAGACATAAGAATTAATGGGCTCACTTTTTCTTTCATCGACCTTGTATGAAAATCTTTTAC
It includes:
- a CDS encoding 5-formyltetrahydrofolate cyclo-ligase; protein product: MRKNYFSEKLRNSYFSRLSVSLSLFLFIVMTEKEELRKKMLALRAKLSLSEMKELSEKICKTLEQLVAKENPQVVHVFIPFKNEPDILPFLDFLLEKEKQVIAPKTLRNRQLEHYHYSGFNDLEQGLFKTLYPANGLKYEGKIDMILVPGLAFDRYGYRLGYGGGYYDTFLDTYPNAVKVGIVYPFQLVKKVPVETHDAKMNLIVTGSETVNL
- a CDS encoding ABC transporter substrate-binding protein, giving the protein MKLYILFLTFFFATCLASYSQSDKALFKKYEYGKSFLNNKQYKQAYEVFKSLSSVSENNRYRSYSLYFYALSAYHSDKKAESRDILFELLRKYPDWDKKDDIYYLLGMIDLDNQSYASGLENFSKVKSNEFEAEIIQLIKNNVKDVAVDDLEFLYRKYKYDVLGQKLFNALLEINIYPDYESLYEELLPIYGQHILSKDSLSIADEDIIYKDVYNVAVLLPLMFKEFETDSLLPRQQMVFDLYEGIKMAVNDLEKENIKLRMFAFDTESDSIKTRKILSDTAFAEMDLIIGPLYTKTISLAGDYAGLFRKVMVNPVSSNELIINGNPFAFLTTATDNSSAEEAVDYAMDSLKSKKAYIIYGIKKSEEDAAFHYGEYLQERGGEVKLFQGFENDEKYFNKLQKALEPLATDTMPHVYVSSSNPVVASNVISALQNLMARSAVFASSEWLNYDQFSYEQLERMKVHFMYPRYLNEKSYDYRKFRSNYVKKMNLVPSQYASMGYECMYYFGKQLQKYGSGLFAKIHEGFPETGKLYPGFDYTKGNDNSYVPILKFKDGKLIKLNSVLSSDNMKKEKP